CCTCGCCGACAGGACGAAGTCGCGCTCACGGAGCGAGAGCACCTCGCCGCGCACGAGTCGCGCGAGACCCGTCCACGTCACGAGACCGAGCATCCCCGCGAGCGCGAGGACGCCAGACCGGGACGCGATCTGGCCGAGCACCGCCGCGAGGACGAGCAGCGGGATGACGATGAAGAGATCGGTCAGGCGCATGAGGACCGCCTCGACGATCCCCCGGTAGTAGCCGGCGAGCGCTCCGACGATCGTCCCGAGGAGCGTGCTGACGATGCCGACGACGAAGGCGATGATGAGCGAGATCTGCGTCCCGCGCATCGTCAGCGCGAAGTAGTCCTTGCCGGCGTTGTCCTGTCCGAAGGGGTGCTCTCCCCAGGCGAGCGGGACGAGGGAGAGCGTGGGCGCGCCGCCGTCGACGAGGTCGGCTGCCCGGCCGAAGTCCTTGTCCCACCACCCGGGGAGGGGTCCGACACCGATCGAGGTGAAGGCGAGCAGGACGACGAAGAGCAGGACCCCGAGCGAGACCATCGCCCCTGTGTGCCGGAAGAAGCGCCGTCGGACGAGCTGACCCTGGGTGTAGGAGCGTTCTTCCGGGCGCCCGGGCGCCGCGAGCGGCATGACGTGGCCAGGGACCGGGGAGATCCCGGCGGCTGTCGGTGACGGGACGTAGTCGTCCTGGGACGGTTCTGGCTGGTGCTCATCAGGCATGGGTGCCTCCGACGGACGACGGGACGGGCAGGCGGACGGACGACGCGCGCGGCACGGCGCTCACCGCCTGATCCTGGGATCGAGGAAGCCATAGGCGATGTCGGCGAGCAGGTTCATGAGGATCGCCGCTGATCCTGTGACGAGGAAGAACGCCATGACCGGTACGGGGTCGACCTGGGTCAGCCCCGTCTTGAAGAGCTCACCCATGCCCTTCCACCCGAAGACCTGCTCGGTGATCACGGCGCCTCCGATGAGGCCGGCGAAGTCGAACGCGACGATCGTCGTGATGGGGATGAGCGCGTTGCGGAAGGCGTGCCGGGTGATGACGGTGCGCTCGCTCAGTCCTTTGGACCGTGCCGTGCGG
This sequence is a window from Sanguibacter antarcticus. Protein-coding genes within it:
- a CDS encoding ABC transporter permease, producing MPDEHQPEPSQDDYVPSPTAAGISPVPGHVMPLAAPGRPEERSYTQGQLVRRRFFRHTGAMVSLGVLLFVVLLAFTSIGVGPLPGWWDKDFGRAADLVDGGAPTLSLVPLAWGEHPFGQDNAGKDYFALTMRGTQISLIIAFVVGIVSTLLGTIVGALAGYYRGIVEAVLMRLTDLFIVIPLLVLAAVLGQIASRSGVLALAGMLGLVTWTGLARLVRGEVLSLRERDFVLSARAIGTSGPRTIVKHILPNSIGVIVVSGTLAIASAILLETSLSFLGFGVKPPDVSLGLLISNYQSAFTTRPWLFWWPGLFILTIALSVNFIGDGLRDAFDPRQNRSTSS